Below is a window of Impatiens glandulifera chromosome 2, dImpGla2.1, whole genome shotgun sequence DNA.
AAACaatgaaaaacatattttgtttaaatagatTATGACTTCCTATTAATCTCATAAATGATGAATACTACCAAAAAGATAATTTTacatagaaaaaatatatctcaaattcattgttattgttttttatatctcaaaatattcaattaatatttatcatagATGAAAATTACAACAAACATTGAAGTATTTTCCAAGGTGAGAAACAATAAATAGTTAATTCTTATGCAATAAATAATATGGATATATCTCCCTGAGTTTGATTCTTCAAAAGGATGTGTCCAGAAAAGTGAGCTTAATTATACAACAAACAAGTAATTAAGACATGAATAATCTATAAAAACTTAAAAGCTAGCATAGATTCTCCTCAAGCAAAACcctatcaaaatcaataccacCCTTTGGAAAGATCTGTCTTCTGATTTCCTCAACATTTTCCAACAACATTTGATAGTGCTTGTTTTATCATCCTTGTTGATGCAACTGCTGCTCCTCGAACCTGTCATagattttcaaagaaaaaaaagattatttgaaattattcaaTGAAATGAAATCTCCCTTCaccttatatatattgtataccTTGGATTGAAGAGTCATGGTGAGAATTCCACCAGCATTTGATGACTGAAGTGAATAAGCATCTAGATGGAGATTGTTCATTGCATCTATTATATCCAACATTAAGTATTCTCTCCAAGGGCATCTCATCTCTATAAGGACTTCTTCCTCTTTTACACTCACCTTCATCTCCAGACTGGATTCTGTTTCATCAATGTCATTAGCCTTCCTCTTGTTTATACTAGTCTTCTTATTATCATAGTTGTCAGATATCTGTTCTACCATGTCCTGATGTCTTTTTCTTCTAGCTCTTGCTTCAGAATCAGTTAGGTCAATGCAAGATTCCAGTTCTTCCACTCTTGCCTCAAGCTCTTTCAAGTACTCTATGGTGTCACCAAGAACTGATGATCTGTCAATCTGCAAaagaatttaatgtttttttttaacaatcttCAAGAAACTATTGAAATACTTGAGCAATAACTTTACCTCCTTAATAGATGGAACCATGGACTTGAGGAGGGATAATTTTTCATTCTCGATTCTCTTATCAGGATAAGCAAGACGTATGAACTGGTCTCTTTTTCCTATTTCTTTTTGGGAGTTAATTGAGCATGATTCGTGCATAAGAGGAACCTCAACTAGAATCTTCTTCAACAAATTCTGTTGTACCTTTGGTGGATGGGTTTCAACCACTTGCCCTCTCTTCCAGCTCACGAATCCCGATTTGTTATTGCAGCTTCCTGCTAAAAGATTGGCGAGAAACTTGTTGGAATTTCCTAGAACAACTGACAGAGTTCTTCTGTAATGAAGATCATCTTCATTTCCCAAGTCCAAGGAGCTAAGCTTTGTGGCATTGTTTCTATGGAGATCCTTCAAATTGTTTTCATTAGATTTGTCACAAGTTATATCCTCTGGTTCCATAGAATCTTGTAAGTAGTTCCCTATATCATGCAgcccatcatcatcatcaacattgTCCAATAGGAAAGAGTCTTCTTCAGTCTGCTGGTCGTGTTCATATCTGTTTTCTTCCATATTTCCATCCAATTCACCACCAAAACTTTCTTGACTACCAACAATGTTAATGTCTTGCAGAGAATAGAAATCTTCTAAAGCCATCACACTGTTCATGATCtcattatctattttaataCAGACACAGTCATTTCCATCCTTGGAATGGGATGCTGAAATAACATTCTCAGAGCAGACAGGTTTTGAGAGCTCCAGTAAAGAAGCCTTGATGTGATGAATGAGATTAAGATCTTCCCGCACcttcataaattaaaagaaaatatatataagggGAAACCATCAAACTTGAATCCGACAAAGAGAAAATGCTACAACTCAATTACCAGGTCCGTCACACCTAGTTCAATGACACCACCGAAATGAGGAAAGCATACGACAGtctgtaaaaaaataaacaagacattttttttgtttttgtttagttACCCTTTTCATATTTTGTTCTTGTTTTACAGTATTATGAATCAGTACGATAAGGAGATATGCTTGCCTGAATGGATGCACTCTGGAGTATATGAAACATGCAAGAAGGCAGAAAGTTGCAGTCAGTCAACTTAATCCAGAGGTATATTCCTAACCAAAACTGTGTTAAATTGATTATAACATAGGTATATACCTTAGCGAGAAGTGATCTCGAGAACACTTTACTATCAGCAGAATCAGCATTACATAACCATATGGTTTGACCATTTGCTAATGTGCCCCCTGGTAAACTGCATACAAATGGGGTTAATTTAttgtaattgaattaaaaaagaGTGTATTGAATTGACTTACCCCTGGCCAGGATTGAACACAAAGGACATACAGACTAGGTAATACCACTCTGCATCTGATAGATCGTCTGGATTCAGTGCAGCACAAGGCCTTTCGGTTTGCTGTTCGCTTTCTCCTTCTAAAAGTGATTCATACAGCTCTCTTAGTTGCTCACTCCTCTGCAAACCTATTTTATCTGCTTTAAGTTCCATGGATAGAACTGTTTTCCTTGTCTTAATGTCCCCATTATAGTATCCTTCACCCCATTCAAGTATCCTTAACCATAACAAGAAATGTAAGGCTAGACAAAAAGTACAGTTACAAAACTTAGTAAAAATAGTGAAAGATTTGATGAGAATTATTAAATACCCTTGTTGTGTAGTTGAGGGTTGCCAGAAAATTGCATAGCTCCATTGAACACTCCTAACAGCAACAGCAAGTTGCCTTCTAAGATCTCCAGGAATCTTCTGTCTGGTTTCTTCTCCATTAGACATTTCCATGAAGAACACAACCAACTAACCCTGAAATTAAAGAGAGACCAAAACTGCTTTACTTTATGTGAAATGAAAAGTAAATTCATCAATATTCATTCATTGCCACCTAGAACTGGTAgcaattaattcaaatttaagacCCAGCCAAAGAAATGGCATCTGTAGGTATTATTGGGTACGAACAGATAATTGCCAAGAATAGACATTACCCACATGGAGAAAGAACAACTGTAAGGTGAAAAAACTGCTTATAGTAAAACCCTACAAAGATTCTTTCTTACTCTGaggcttcttcttcttccttccttccttccttcaaTTGTGGATCAACTTATAAAGGTGAAAGATTTGTTTACTGGGTTCAGAGAAATAGGATAGAATTACATGAACTAGTTTATTACTGCCCCTCCCCATTTTATCAGCTTGTAAATAACTTATCTTGTCTTGAAGCACTTTAATGCAAAGTCAGGTCAACTGTAGTATCCCTTCATATTTATCTCAACCCACTTGTCTGAagttaagtttaattatattatttttaacaattataaagtTATAGTGGTACTgttaattcatgtgattattaGCTATTCCAATCATAGGATTGGTAAACAGATTACAAGAGAATCCTAGGGTATCTATTTGCCACGTGCCTAACTGACCTTGCTAAAAGGGTATCAAGTAGGTTTTGGTCAGACCCTAATTCTATGTGTTATTTGAATGACACCTAACACTATTCAAATAATAtgatttcttataattattgaatttagTTTGGGTTTaattggggttatttgaataatttagaggtagaaaaaagtaataatggtcgataattttgaagaaataataattatttttgataaaaagatttaaggtattgttttatttaaataaaataaaaaataataatttaaaatagaaagtattttaatattttgattaataaaatgagtgatgtaATTAATGAtaagtgattgattgaaaaattaatttaataaagattaaataaaaaacttaacaaGAAAGGTCTTAGGGCTTGTTTCATACaaggttatttgatttttttttttaaaccactTTATCAGACCAAAGTGTGggttattttgagtttttaattttttaaattattataatgtttttttttttgtatttaaagtttataaaaataaagtaaatgtattttagtaatttaattaataaaatgaatgattttattattataatgaaattaaagtGATACaaaagtaatttataaaaaaaaatcttaaaagtaCATATCAAACTGGCTCCATTGTTCAATAATTATAATGTAGGCCATACTCTGTTTTGTTTGCTATAAAGTTTTTTCCTATATTTTCAgccaaatcaaataatttgaaaataattggtaacaattatataatattttcattaaagtAATTATATGTTTGTTctaaaataacatatttcatTACCCCATAAATGCACATGAAATTGTTATATTTGTATGCTAAAAAATTATAGAGATGTTGGAAATggttttatgtttatttatttggaaatgcttgaaacaaaacaaaatattataaaatttattaatatacatatatataattaagatatattttaaaatattattttatttaaataaatatattcatataatttgttttgtttgttgttcaaactcaaatataatatttaggACTGGTTTGATCTTTCGTTATTGaagttttttttggattttattctaaaaaaatcttgtttgattaattttgaaaaaattagtttttaaagttaaaaattaaaaatattctttaattttaaatataaattaattttatataattaaataaagaataattttgatatttaaaaatataaatgattaatagttgaaataataaataaaaggatgtttggattttatgataaaatcttgaaaaaaaaaagttcataaattaaaaaaaaatagtaatcttcccaataataaattattgtatatcttttaatattttgaaactaaaatatttatataaaaatgtatcCCACCAAATCatacataattattaatatgcTGTAACTAATTAATTACCGCATGTGCAACATTTAAACCAACCAATAGTTTGTTTTCTCAATGCCCTAAGcactttaagatttttttattcttaattatggaatcatgatttaaaattcattatgaCTTTGAGAGTGTtacatcaatttatttattaaaaaatatccaaaacttaatagaataaaaaaaaaatattacttactaatcaaaactttttttaaaaaaaaaaaaaaatccaacaaactcactattaaaaaaaaaaaaaaaaaaaattctcaccCAAAAAATCTCAGATCTAGACTTTTAGGTGTTTGACTTCTAATAATGGAAACTTTGTAAATTGTGAAATAAACCCAGACCAGATCCACatcttcttcttgttgttcttttgcattattttcaattaagatctaacaaactaattttcttaattagtgGCACATTAACCAT
It encodes the following:
- the LOC124927216 gene encoding transcription factor MYC1-like, giving the protein MEMSNGEETRQKIPGDLRRQLAVAVRSVQWSYAIFWQPSTTQQGILEWGEGYYNGDIKTRKTVLSMELKADKIGLQRSEQLRELYESLLEGESEQQTERPCAALNPDDLSDAEWYYLVCMSFVFNPGQGLPGGTLANGQTIWLCNADSADSKVFSRSLLAKSASIQTVVCFPHFGGVIELGVTDLVREDLNLIHHIKASLLELSKPVCSENVISASHSKDGNDCVCIKIDNEIMNSVMALEDFYSLQDINIVGSQESFGGELDGNMEENRYEHDQQTEEDSFLLDNVDDDDGLHDIGNYLQDSMEPEDITCDKSNENNLKDLHRNNATKLSSLDLGNEDDLHYRRTLSVVLGNSNKFLANLLAGSCNNKSGFVSWKRGQVVETHPPKVQQNLLKKILVEVPLMHESCSINSQKEIGKRDQFIRLAYPDKRIENEKLSLLKSMVPSIKEIDRSSVLGDTIEYLKELEARVEELESCIDLTDSEARARRKRHQDMVEQISDNYDNKKTSINKRKANDIDETESSLEMKVSVKEEEVLIEMRCPWREYLMLDIIDAMNNLHLDAYSLQSSNAGGILTMTLQSKVRGAAVASTRMIKQALSNVVGKC